Genomic segment of Alphaproteobacteria bacterium:
TTGCATAGAGAAGCCCTACTCTTTTTGCGGCAGGCAATAGCCTTTTCACAAATTGTAAAACGGCCCTCATGTCTTGCTGGTCAGAGCTGCCGACCATATTTCCTGTCGAATGACTCGCATCATCAAGCAGGCCAGAGACAACAGGATCCGTGATCACATTATAAACAAGAGGGATATCTTTAATAGATCCCTTTGCAAATTGGGCAATCGGCGTGCCCATGAGCATCATCACCTCAGGCCGTTTCGCCTTTAAATTTCCGATCATTTGCGGAATCATTGAGGTGTTAAAACTCACATCTGCCATTTCGTAATGGATTGTTTTTCCATCGATAAAGCCTTCGGCTTCAAGTTCTTTTTTGAAACCATGGATTGCCGCATCAAGCGAATGATGAGGGCCATAGTTTGCAATGGCAACCACGGGTAAATCTGACTCATGCCTTGTGGTCAAAGCGGCAATGAGACCAATTGTGATTGCTATAAGGGCAATCAGTCCTTTGTATGTCCTTT
This window contains:
- a CDS encoding ABC transporter substrate-binding protein — protein: MKRTYKGLIALIAITIGLIAALTTRHESDLPVVAIANYGPHHSLDAAIHGFKKELEAEGFIDGKTIHYEMADVSFNTSMIPQMIGNLKAKRPEVMMLMGTPIAQFAKGSIKDIPLVYNVITDPVVSGLLDDASHSTGNMVGSSDQQDMRAVLQFVKRLLPAAKRVGLLYATAENNDQALLQMMQKATKQEAMELVAIPVDEARDVQLRMQGFVDKVDVIYVGTSGAIQPTLPVISAEATKMGIPIVNVDQEAVESGLVLASYGVDYEHVGMNAGKLAADILRGKAIEDLRPAFPASDDHKGFVNRKKVEFFGVAIPQDDANITIVE